Proteins from a genomic interval of Papaver somniferum cultivar HN1 chromosome 4, ASM357369v1, whole genome shotgun sequence:
- the LOC113271444 gene encoding equilibrative nucleotide transporter 1-like, translating into MGLRGDDDANGVRGGEGEILLLPKENKIPKDSYHFAYIIYFTLGTGYLLPWNAFITAVDYFTYLYPNSSVDRVFALVYMPITLLFLLFIIAYVNPSTTTTTTKSSSSYRINSSHFRINLGLILFMVSLLVIPIMDVVYIKGRPGLYTGYCITIATVVLAGIADALVQGGVIGSAGELPDRYMQATVAGTGASGVIVSVLRILTKSFFSQDTDGLRRSAILYFIVGIVAMLVCIVFYNIADRLPVIQYYKDLKLQAVDKEEEDRNDEGLLEKRSSLRSTLWDILNRVKWSGFGIILIYVVTLSIFPGFITEDVHSQILKDWYSILLITSYNVFDMVGKSLTALYVFENLKAAVGACGVRLLFYPLFLACLHGPKIFRSEIPVVILTCLLGLTNGYLTSVFFIMAPKTVPIQHAETVGTVLVMFLVMGLAAGSVVAWVWVI; encoded by the exons aTGGGGTTACGCGGAGATGATGATGCTAATGGAGTaagaggaggagaaggagaaatTCTTCTTCTCCCGAAAGAGAATAAGATACCAAAAGATTCATATCATTTTGCATACATAATCTACTTCACATTAGGAACTGGTTATCTCCTTCCATGGAATGCATTCATCACAGCTGTTGATTACTTCACTTACCTCTACCCTAATTCCAGTGTCGATCGTGTTTTTGCACTTGTTTACATGCCTATTACTCTATTGTTCCTTCTATTTATCATCGCATATGTCAatccctccaccaccaccaccaccaccaaatcaTCATCTTCTTATAGAATCAACTCATCTCATTTCAGAATCAATCTTGGTCTTATCCTTTTTATGGTTTCTTTATTGGTGATTCCAATTATGGATGTTGTTTATATTAAAGGTAGACCTGGACTTTATACTGGTTACTGTATTACTATTGCTACTGTTGTTTTGGCTGGTATTGCTGATGCTCTTGTACAAGGTGGTGTTATTGGATCTGCTGGTGAACTACCTGATAGATACATGCAAGCCACTGTTGCTGGTACTGGCGCTTCTG GGGTGATTGTTTCCGTCTTGAGGATCTTAACCAAGTCTTTCTTCTCACAAGATACAGATGGTCTAAGAAGAAGTGCAATCTTGTATTTCATTGTGGGCATTGTAGCCATGCTTGTCTGCATTGTTTTCTATAACATTGCAGATAGGCTACCAGTTATCCAATACTATAAAGATCTGAAATTGCAGGCTGTGGACAAGGAGGAGGAGGACAGAAACGATGAAGGTCTGCTAGAGAAGAGGTCCTCATTGAGGTCAACCTTGTGGGACATTCTAAATAGAGTGAAATGGTCTGGATTTGGGATCATCCTAATCTATGTTGTGACTCTGTCAATATTCCCAGGATTCATTACTGAAGACGTGCACTCTCAAATTCTCAAGGATTGGTATTCTATCCTTCTCATTACGAGCTATAATGTATTTGATATGGTTGGAAAATCTTTGACTGCTCTCTATGTCTTTGAGAATCTGAAAGCTGCAGTTGGTGCATGTGGTGTGAGGCTTCTATTCTACCCTCTCTTCCTAGCTTGCCTGCATGGTCCCAAAATTTTCAGGTCTGAGATTCCTGTGGTGATCTTGACCTGTCTTCTTGGTCTCACAAATGGATACTTAACGAGTGTGTTTTTCATTATGGCTCCTAAAACTGTACCGATACAACATGCTGAAACTGTAGGTACTGTGCTAGTAATGTTCCTTGTTATGGGCCTTGCAGCTGGTTCCGTCGTTGCTTGGGTTTGGGTCATATAA